The genomic segment TTGAGAAATACAGGATATGTGGTTTCCAAGCTTCCTGGTCGCAATATGAGGTGAATGAATCATATTGTGATGTTAATTCATTGTTCCAGTTTTACTTATGATGACTACTAATAATGGCTTGGTGTAGTTGATGGAAAAGATGCTAGAACATGAAGATACAAATGTTCTTCATCTTAACTGTAAATCAGACTGGTTTTAAGGCTGGCTCATCTTCCTGTTGCTCAAGCTTGTATGAGTCAAAGAATCAAAGAAACCTTCAAAAAGGAATGACAACTGGGTGTTTCATGCCTTTCGCCCTGCATATGAGCCTCCTTGACAAGTGGTGTTGTCATGTTGCTTTTGCAACAGCCTTTGAGAGccttgacagtggaactctttccatGATGAGAAACTCAGTTGGTGCCTTTTTAGAACTGCTTTGGTTTCCTTGCGTTCTGCCCTCCCTCATCCCTCACTGCCTCTTTTCCTGTCATGTCTGTTTAGTTTTCTCACAGCAAACAAAATGTCTCCAGTCCAGTTGGAGTTTCCAGGAAGACTGCCAGGATGTAGCCTTCACCTCCataaaaagaaaagcaatggaaaaaagaaaaagaaaggcagagagagagagagaattcctCAGCTTCTCTTACTTTAttgctcttctctctctccttgtcTGTCTTACACTCATGATGTCTGGATATTTTGGTGATGTTTAGGATGCTTTTGATGGATCGCAGTGGGTGGAGTAGTCATGCTTGGACTTCCTGCAAAGCCTCTGTTGCTTGCAAACTGCCTCcatctattttttcttttcctttcttgtgATAAATAAGAGACATATGTTGCAATGTCAAATGGCTCTTCCTAGCAAATCAGGATGACTGTAGCCTTAGAAAAGAGAGAGGCCCAAATATGGGTTTTCTTCTGTTCCTCTAAAAACTAAACATATCCCTCAGTGTCTTTATAAGCCAGTTCAGCTCTGTCTTTGGATGTCATGTTGAAACTAACTTCTggtgtctctttctttcttgttctccTACATCCAGTTCCTCCACAAGTGATCTTTCCAGCTATGACCATGGCTATTTAAGAAGAAGCCCTGACCAGTACAGCTCCAGGGGGAGCATGGAGAGCTTGGACCACACCCCTGCGGGGTACGCCCAACACCCCTGCCACCTTTCGCCTGCCAAATCGACCAATAGTATTGACCAGCTTGCCCATCTCCACAGCAAGAGGGATTCAGCCTACAGCTCTTTCTCAACCAACTCCAGCATCCCTGAATATGCAGCACCCGCCTTCTGCAAGGAGCGGTCCTACTCTATGGAGAATGTGCATTCCCGAGGAAGACCGCAGGAGGGTGGAATGCGGCAGGCAGATATCAGGTACATTAAGACTGTCTACAATGCCCAGAGAGGGGTTTCAGAAGAATATGAGGTCAAGTCCTCTGCTCTCCAGCCAAGCTATGAAGCCCAGGCAAAAGGCTACAGCTCTAACAGGTTTCATGGGTCTCACAAAGGTCCGCAAACCCGGAGTTCATCTGACAGCGAAAGCCTGTGTATGAAGGCTCCACCCCTGCCACCGACTCGTAGTGATAGTTATGCAGCAATAAGGCACCATGAGAGGCCCAGCTCCTGGTCAAGTCATGAACATAGGAAGTCGTGTAGGACTCATCCCAAAGGCGCTTGGTCTCATCTGGGTCAAGGCACTCCTCCTCCAGGACATCTCCAGAAATCTGCATTTTTAGAAGGACAGCTCCACACAGTAATGGAGAAGAGCCCCGAGAGCAGTCCCACGGTGAAGCCCAAGCAGGTCTACTCACAGGCAGCTCAGCCGGGGCAGCCTTTGCTCCCGACTGGTGTTTATCCTGTTCCTTCACCTGAGCCACACTTTGCTCAGGTCCCTCATCCTTCTGCAAACCATAGTGGGATGCTTTATCCAGCACTTGCCAAAGAGAGTGGGTATGCACCACCCCCTGCTCCTTCTCCTGCTTCCTACGAAACGGCTGCTCCCTGTAGGCCACATTCTGGCTTGGATGAGAATGGAAACCAAAGCATTCCTAACAAGGCTGCCATCTTCTACCAACCTGAATATGTGCCACCAGTGtcagggaagaagaaagaggtggGCGATACTGCTACAAAATTTGCCTTGTACAGAAGTCATCCTCAAGCCTATGCAACATCTCCAAGACAGGATGAGTCAGAGCCCTTCCACAAGGCAGCATCTGTCATCCAGGAGAACATGAGAAATGCTCAGCTTTCAAACCACAGTCCTCAACCGTGGTTGTCCCAGCCAAGGTATGTGAATGATGGGAATCATTCCTTTCAGTCACAGGATTGTGGTTCAGAAGAGCAGCTAGAAGATAAGGACCCTAACCTGCAGAGAGATTTCACAACACAGAACCAGTGGAGCTCTGGTAAGACCAAGCAATACGGCTTTTCCTCCTTGCAAAACATCCCAGAGAGCACCAAGTTGCAAAACAACATGGAACTGAAGGAGGTGCGGCCAGGTAAGAGTTATGCTGGTGCCAAATGGCATTATATCAATTATAGTGgccaagaagagaaggaaaaccaAGGACATATCCCTGAATACTGGCAGGACCAAGAATGGCAAGGCTTAGAAGCAACTTGGGATGCCACTGAGCATCTCCATGGTGTGGAGCCAAAGTATGAGGAGCCTTCTACGTTACCCCCAAAGTCATCAGATTTTGGCATTCGGCGGCTCAGTTCTAGCAGCACCCAAAGCATTCAGAACTCTCAGTATAGGAGAATGGAACCCAGGAAGGTCCGATGTTCTGTTCTAGAAAAGGTCAGCAAGATAGAGCAACGTGAACAAGGCACTCAGCGGCCACAGAATTTGAGTTCAAACTGCTTTGGCCAGAATTACGTGTCAAACAAGCCTAGCCTAAATGCTGTTGAAGAGATTCGAAACAGGCATAACTCTCAAGAGCATGGCCAGTTTCTTGATGAACATAATAGAGTGATCAGTGCAAACAGCTCAGGCCAGAACCCTTATATGCACCATCCAAATGAGAGAGGGACTGGCAAAGCAGAGAGGGCCAATTGGCATTCTTCAGAGCAGCAGATGGCAGCAACAACTACTGTGTTAGCAGTGTCACCAGAGCAGAATATCTATCATGGTGGGCCTTCTGAAAACCAGTCTGGGCATCTGCAACGGAGTAGAAGTACATTCCAGTTGGTGGAGGAACCTGAGAGGGAGATTGTATGGAAAGTTAATGTCCAGGACGTGAACAACTCTCAGCTGGACATTCCCTTTAACAGGGCATACAGGAACAGTATTAAAGATGCCCAATCAAAGGTTTTGAGGGCCACCTCCTTCAGGCGCAAAGATCTCAACATTAACCCTCCAGTTGGAAAGGAGCCAAAAAGGCGTGTACAGAGGCCGGCTTCAGCACATCTTGGGATGCGGAGCAGTGCGGCATCCCCACATACCCCAAAGGAGAGACATAGCATTACACCAACAGAGACTAAAATGGATTATACTAATAAAGAGAGTCTCCCCGGACCACTTCATGTACCTCGTATTGGGAGTCGGAAGCGCCTGACCGCTGAACAGAAAAAGAGGTCGTACTCTGAGCCAGAGAAGATGAATGAAGTGGGAGTGTCTGACAGTGAGCTCTCTCCGTTCTCCCTCCAGAAGCAAGTTCTCCAGTTTGTTTTTCCAGAGAACACAGTGGCTGACAGACGCAAGATCTTTGAGCGGGAGAACAAGGCTTGCTCCACCATCAACCTTTCCAAGCCAGAACTGAAGCAGCTCCAGCAAAATGCGCTCGCTGATTACATTGAACGCAAAACTGGGAAGCGCCCATCTTCTGCATCCCAGGATATCAGCCTCCCATATGAGGGTTCTCAGGTGCCATACTTCCAAACAAGCGGCCAAGATGGCCAGTCTCTATCGTCATCTTCTAGCATGAATTCTCTTCAGGACCAAAATCTTTACCATCATAGGGAGTCTCTAGATAGGGTATCTAGAACAGGGCGCGGCATTGTTACTCTCCCTCCTGGGCTCACAGGCTGCTTTGATCTCCATGAGTTtgacaagaagaagaagacatcCCACCGAAACAGCAGTGGCAGCAAGAGCTCTTTTCCCAATTGGCTGAAAGCAGATCGACACCACGAGCACAGAGCCAATTTGGAGCTCAGCAAGGGCACCCAGACTGATCTTGACATATGTGACCAGCCTTGCCCAGATCACCAACCCcgggagaagaaagcacacagCAAGAAACCTGGGAAATCAGCCTCTGCAGAGGACTTGCTGGACAGATCTGAAAATCAGGCAGTCGCTGTCCATGTCCGTTCCAGGTCATCCCCCAGCGCAGATAAAAAGTGCCAGGTATGTAGAGGATTCTTAGATGTTACCTTTGTGTTCTGTTGGTTGGGTGGTTGATGGTTcctctgttttgtgtgtgtgtgtgggggggggggggggggtcattgtgAAGTGgaacagaactgattgcatttaATAGCTAATCTGTCTTTTGTTGTGTCCTAAGGGATTCTCACATTTTTGTAGGGCATTTTGTTTCCTTATATTGGAGACCCTGGAAGGGCTGTGAATCATGGCTGTTGTGGGTTCAACACACAGTGATCTCTAGAACATGCCACACTTAAGTGACGGGCAATTATACTCACCTGTCATTTATTTTCATGGTGATTGGACTgaaaaattatattatttctgcattgtttatttttaatcacATGAGTCTTGTTGTTCTTCCTGAATGCTTGGGGTTTCATCTGCACTTCACTCGTACTTATAGAAGGGCAATTTTGGATACAGTTAGATTTTGGCTATCGTAGAAACATACAATcctagggggaaaaaaacccagggtcatccagtctaacttTTTGTGATGAAGGAAtacacaaagcactcctgacagatatgGTAGCTCTCCAGCCTCTATTTGAAAACCTTCATAGAGGACAACAGCCTATTCCACTGTCAGACAGCTTTTGCTGTTTCGAAGTTTTCCTAACTTATAAAGAGGCTGAGTTCATAGCAATAGTGATTGGGTCAAATTCACCCACCAAGTGTAAGGAGTGTTTGTGTATTTGGCTCCAGGTCGCTCCATTTCAAATTGAAGATTGTCGCCATGATCTTGCAGTATCAAGCTGTTTGTGCAAAAGACTGCTATGTAAACAATTTGACAGTTCCACCACTTGTGCTGAGAGGTGTACCTTCATGGGTAAAATGAAggtgcaacagcagcaacaaccacGGACATATGGTCTTAGCCATTCACTGCACAAGTGTACCATCAGCAGAATAAAGGGCAACCCTCTGGCATACAGTTCCTAATGCAGGCTAACTGTTTGCAAAGTCATGTAGTTTTACAATGCCTAATTGACTTGTCTTTAGAATTACTAGAAGAATGGCTTGGAAAATCTCCTGCTGAAAAAGTGCAGGTGGATTCTGAAGCCATCCTTCCCATAGTGAATTCTGGTGATTCCTCTGAGCCAGACTTTGTAGAAGCAAGCAGTCGTAGATCGAGCTACCCAGGTGTTGTGCTCCTGTAAAATGGAATAGCATCACGTGCAGGATCCCCAGGTCTTGCACTCGCTCTCCAATGGTCTTACCCTGACAACAAAGCACTTTCCCATTAGCTGTGCACCCAGCTGCTGTTTTGTTAGCTTGTTTTTCGTTTTGTTAATTCGTAAAGCACAGTTTGGGAGAACAATCCCCTCTGCCTGCTGAGAGTGTTTAGAGCAACAGCAGTAAATAAGATTCAGGAGGCAAAACACATATAAAGGAGTGTTTTCCCACCACCATCAGGTGCTTCATCAGGCAATCTGGAAAACCATTTGCTGACACAAAGAGCCCTCCTAGGACCAAATTGTGAACCGCCTCATTTGTGgtcttttgttgttttcttttcctcttggCTTCCCTTTGCTCCTGCTTTGGGTGCATTAGGTGGGTTGCTAGGCTACCCTTAGGGCAGAAGCCACAAAACCTCTATTATGAAAACATGATAGGATAAATAGTCAAACAGATAATTAAGGAGGGAAAATGCTTCAGCATCTAACAAAATCTGTTCACCAGACCACCAAAAGTCTTGCAAATCCCCAGTTTGGATGTAAATGTTTTAAGCTGCTCCTTTGTCGGCTTTATCTGACTTTTTGGTTTTCTTGACCTGCTTCTACTGGAGTCCTTGTTGGTGTTTCCAGCATTAAACTGAATTGGCTCCTTCTTTATTGTAAAGTATAAAGGGCTTTAACTAAAGAGGTCTTAGTAGCCAACTATGCACATTTGGAAGGCACTCTCCATTTTGAATTGATCTTTTTATTAGCCTTCCTCTTGTTTCTGTTCACAGCAGCTTGACATGCCATCAACTTTAGTAGATCAGAGTCTTCTTACTAGCATAGAAGCAAGACCTAGTAACAGTGTTGGCAATCCTCTTATATCTTAAAACAGTTCAGAACACACCAACACATATACATGAGCAAAGGGACAAATGAGCCTTTTTATATCGATTAATCTTGTTCAATATTGACTGGCAGCATTTTGATGTTTTTCTGAGATTTTTTCCATAATTTGCTATTTTAACTTCAGGATTATTTCGATGTTGGGGTCAAAACAGGAACAGTTGAAGGCAGATTATGTAAATATTGCTTTTATGGCTAACAATTCTGTTCAGAGCTGGGAATACTGCACACTATAGCTGAAGGGCATGTGTTTAAAAAGATGAGAAAAACGAGAGGACAGAGAAGTAGAACAGATAAATTATAATCGGATGgcctccctttaaaaaaaacggATCGACAAAAGCTTTATTTctgttttgctccagctcttggtttgttatatatttttaaaggctttGCTTGGGGTATATACTGTTCCCTCAAGACTGACTATAAATTACACTGCAATGTCACTGAAGGAATTTGTTTAAAGATCTGAGGAAATTGATAGCTGTGTGGAATTGCGAGCCCATCTGTTCAGCCACACATTCTCCATCTTCCTCTGCGCCTCCGCTTCTAGCTTGTCTCTGCCTGCATGCCTTATAGCAATCTGGTCTGTAAATGTGGATAAGACCTTAAATTGCACCCACCCTTTGCATACCCATGCTAACAGCAAAGCAAAGCAGACCACAACAGAAAGTAATACTGGGAGAGACAAATTGGAATTCAGATTTAAAGATCCATAAGCTCACATTGTGCTGCTCTTTATGTTGATCTCATTCTGGTGTTGCTTGATCACATATGTCCCAATTGTCATTTTGAAATGTTGGGCAGTATGTGCTTGTGTGTCTCTGAGGCACATTAAAATCAATGGGGCTTGTTCAAGGATAGTTGAAGCCCACTTTTAATCTCAACACTAGTTGAGCTGGTTTTTCTGATTTTATAATGCCAAGGTGTGCAAGTGAAAGTCTAATTTATCTATGGATCTCGTTCTTCTAGAGGTGAGGTTCACTTCCCAACTTTCCAGCCAATATAGGAATTCAGGGGCTCAAGTAGCCAAATACCTAGATAATAAAAGTTGGAGAACCACTGTTGTGGAGACATGAGGCAAGACTGTTTAGAGACTGTAAAAGAGAGTAAATATGATGCTGTCTGTACTTTGGGTGACACTTTTTGCTGGTAGGGTTTTGGTGCACTGATTTCACCTCTGCAAAAaagtgtacttacttacttacttacttacttaggcgatccctcgtcgttcgaggacgatggtcttccaaccttggtatcttgggcgtgtgttcttaggtgactgaagagaccgattcttgacccgcatattctcccgcagtgaggacatcggtttccaggtggaaggcggtcccggtcggggttagcttgacgctccttcctcttggcacgtttctcccttaagccctccgttcgtgcctcttcaaactccgcagcactgctggtcacagctgacctccaattagagcgctcaagggccagggcttcccagttctcagtgtctatgccacagtttttaaggttggctttgagcccatctttaaatctcttttcctgccctccaacattccgtttcccattcttgagttcagagtagaggagctgctttgggagacggtgatcgggcattcggacaacgtggccagtccaacggagttgatggcgtaagagcatcgcttcaatgctggtggtctttgcttcctcaagcacgctgacatttgtccgcctgtcttcccaagagatttgcaggattttcctgagacaacgctgatggaaacgctccaggagtttggtgtgacgtctgtacacagtccacgtttcgcaggcatagagcagggttgggaggacaatggctttataaacaagcaccttggtctctctacggatgtcccggtcatcaaacactctctgcttcatacggaaaaatgctgcactcgcagagctcaggcggtgttgtatttcagtgtcgatgttgacttttgtggagaggtggctaccaaggtagcggaaatggtcaacattttctaatgttgcaccgttaagctgtattcctggctttgcagagggattagctggtgcctgttggaagagcactttggttttctcgatgttcagtgagaggccgagcttctcgtatgcttctgcgaaggtgtttagagtggcttgtaggtcatcttctgaacgcgcacagactacgttgtcatcagcatattggagttctataacagatgttgtggtgaccttggttttggctctcagtctgctgaggttaaatagcttgccatctgtccgatagatgatttccactccggtgggaagcttcccatcaacaaggtgaagtatcatagcgatgaagatggaaaataaggtgggggcaataacacatccctgcttgacacctgattcaaccttaaatgggtcactttgggagccgttgctgtccaagactgttgccatcatgtcatcatggaggagccgcaggatgttcacaaatttgtcagggcacccgattttttggaggatggtccagagagcgctgcgattcactgtgtcgaatgcctttgcaaggtcaatgaatgccatgtacagaggttggttttgttccctgcatttttcttggagctgtcgagcagtgaagatcatgtccactgttcctctggaggggcggaagccattctgggattctgggagggtgtcttctgagacagggagaaggcggtttgcaaggattcttgcgaggattttcccggcggaggttagaagggagataccacgatagttcccgcagtctgttctgtcccctttcttgaaaagggtgatgatggtggcatccttgaagtctgctgggattttctcggtcatccacaccttttcaatgagctggtggagttgttgcatcagctcaggtccaccctctttgaagatttcagcgggaatcccatcaggtccgctagctttgttgtttttttgttggctgatggcattgctgacttcttccaaactaggcagtgctgcaagctcatccctggtttgttgttgcgggatttgtgagagggtctcttcggccacattggagctgcgattcagcaggttctggtagtgctctttccaacgtagtgcaattgatgttttgtccttcagaattttggttccatctgatgagcgtaggggctgtatgccatggtttcttggtccataaatgatctttgtggctttgaaaaatccctgagcgtcatgggtatctgcaaggtgttggatttcttcagccttctttgtccaccagatgttcttgagttctctggtccttctttggacctcagcttttgcactggcatagatctttttcttggcagcacagttggtgtctctctgccatgtttggaaggctttccttttgttatcaatcagctgttggatctctttgtcgttatcatcaaaccagtcttgatgtttcttagttaggtatccaatgctttcttcgcaggctgtgatgatggaggccttcagtttgttccaatgttcctcaacattttcggggtgttctgtgggtagatgatctttgagtgttgtttggagaagggctcgtttggagggctcctgaagggcttgggtgttcatttttcgccttgtttttcttccttggagtctgcgtttggggacgatcttgatagccatcgtggatcggattagcctgtggtctgtccagcagtcatcagtacctgtcatggctcttgtgagaagcacatcgcggcggtctctggcacgtgtgataacatagtccaggaggtgccaatgctttgaccgagggtgcttccatgatgtcttgagcttgtttttctggcggaagagcgtgttggtgatgacaaggttgtgctctccgcatttggtgagaagcaagatgccattcgagttgctgtttccgaccccgtcttttcctatgatccctggccacaggtcagagtcccttccgactcttgcgttaaagtcccccaggaggatgattttgtcctccttaggtatctccgataggatggtatccagctgacagtaaaatttttccttgatgtcttcgtcagcatctagagtcggtgcataggcgcatatgatggttgcctgttggtttttggcaaggttaattcggagggttgaaagtcgttcgttgatgccagtgggtgcttcagtcaggtgcttcaccaggtcgtttctgatagcaaagccaactccgtgtattcttcttcgctcttcttcaggtagtcccttccagaagaaggtgtagcctcccttttcttccttcagctgcccctctcctgctctccgggtctcctgaagggctgctatgtcgatcttgaagcgtcccagctctcttgcaatgagagcagtcctgcgttcggggcgctcgctgtcagtgttatctaacaatgtccgtacgttccatgttccaaagttcatttttcttttttggccgcagagtggtgacccctctggacgcggcagtccagtcagggtaggagaggcagactatgtttagggcaccttttctagccccttccccgtgtggggtgagcagagcggatcctaaaaagggctgctcagtcatggatacagctgccggactactcaactgcctcggtccttgaggtagaacgactgagtccatatccaccgcccatgtgccagtctgtgactaggggcttccagatttcacagtcctgcccccgtcgccactcgctgatcgccatgggacttttgtaggtttgtttttatttttgttggaagacgcctgtgcgtgattttttttaatgtatggaggtcggtgcacggccggtcaacacacagtcttcacagagtgaggttccagcagtggtgtggttaacacaacgacagtggcttctcagtctgttgcagccttcttccgccttcacagccgttgtaacatgtaccatgttatcctccgcctgctccgccgttgaggtctttgggtcttcggattgtgcttggtctggaacctcccctgcggccactcctgggagtgcatcactccagtgcccacaggttcatcggaacacgcaagccccctcaccacggcaaggtgatgTACAGAACTAATGCAGTGAGGAAATACTTTGAGAATTAAAGGCTTAGCAGCCCTTCTAGGTGACATATTTggcaaaactacatttttatgtgAGAGAAACATAAGGTTGGATTACAGGCGTGCATATATAGCAGAGAAGTATTTCTGCTTAAGGAGTTATAATTTTGGACAAGAAACTATTAATGAGACAAACAGCCCTCACTATGCAAAGCAACAATAAGACGGCAAATGCGGCTTACGTGAGGGATCCTGGTATAAATCGTAGTTTGCATAGGATATGTGTCTGTATGTGAATGAATTGCCCTATTTGtttcaaggaaagaaggagaTTTGTGCATGCACAGGAGCATTTGCATGGCCATTTACCTTCACAGGTAAGTTATTTTTGATGTTGAGGGTGGGTGAGCTTTTGCACCTGGGGAATAAACATGCTACGGGCAGGCAGGCAGCTGCTCTTGGGATTGAAACACAAGTGTTATGGTCTACAGATGAACAGCCTGGAGGTCAAATCCATTTTCTCCACCTCTTCGACATGCAAACTCAAACACTGAAAAATGTTTATAGGAAGAGTAGCAGCTGTGAACATGAAAGATGCTGGTAATGCAATATGGTAAAAGTGAAAGTCCCTCAGGTTTCTGCATTCTCCCCACTTCTTAAAATGGCCCTTCCAGACTTCTTGCCAGCCAGGCTGTTAGGATATTGGCAGTgtatttttaatatacagtactATGTTTTGCAATAATAAGAAGCCCGCTGTTGCAAAAATTAGATTACACGCCTCTTTGGGAGGTGCGCATTAACCAAAGCATACTTATCTCTTCTCTGCCTTTGCCTCCAATATTTATAAAGACCAATTATGCCTAGATGTACACAGACACAAATAACTCCCTCTGCCCCATCACTACCTTTTATGGAACACTAagctttctgtttattttttaaaaatcgttCTTCTATTTCTAAAGGACTTGCTGATGGCAGAAAATCCTGATTTCAGTCGTTTTGTGAAAGATCCTTTCTACGTGGTGGGTGCCGGAACCAGGTAGATATGAGTTTAATGAGTCTATTTGTGTGTGCTAAATGTATCGGATTGTCTGGGTAGTATTttcaatagaaaataataaatgctgttgtgttgttgaaggctttcatggctggaatcactgggttgctgtgagttttccaggctgtatggccatgttccagaagcattctctcctggtgttttgcccacatctatgacaggcatcctcagaagtttagGGATCcctcaacctctaaggatgcctgccatagatgtgggcaaaacatcaagagagaatgcttctggaacatggccacagagcccggaaaactcatagcaacccaataaatGGAGCTGTTCTGTGTATAACTAGGGATTTAttacatggttttttttttagaagtGTAAATCACAAAAC from the Anolis carolinensis isolate JA03-04 chromosome 5, rAnoCar3.1.pri, whole genome shotgun sequence genome contains:
- the shroom3 gene encoding protein Shroom3 isoform X2; translated protein: MMQISQGMIGSPWHQAYHSSSSTSDLSSYDHGYLRRSPDQYSSRGSMESLDHTPAGYAQHPCHLSPAKSTNSIDQLAHLHSKRDSAYSSFSTNSSIPEYAAPAFCKERSYSMENVHSRGRPQEGGMRQADIRYIKTVYNAQRGVSEEYEVKSSALQPSYEAQAKGYSSNRFHGSHKGPQTRSSSDSESLCMKAPPLPPTRSDSYAAIRHHERPSSWSSHEHRKSCRTHPKGAWSHLGQGTPPPGHLQKSAFLEGQLHTVMEKSPESSPTVKPKQVYSQAAQPGQPLLPTGVYPVPSPEPHFAQVPHPSANHSGMLYPALAKESGYAPPPAPSPASYETAAPCRPHSGLDENGNQSIPNKAAIFYQPEYVPPVSGKKKEVGDTATKFALYRSHPQAYATSPRQDESEPFHKAASVIQENMRNAQLSNHSPQPWLSQPRYVNDGNHSFQSQDCGSEEQLEDKDPNLQRDFTTQNQWSSGKTKQYGFSSLQNIPESTKLQNNMELKEVRPGKSYAGAKWHYINYSGQEEKENQGHIPEYWQDQEWQGLEATWDATEHLHGVEPKYEEPSTLPPKSSDFGIRRLSSSSTQSIQNSQYRRMEPRKVRCSVLEKVSKIEQREQGTQRPQNLSSNCFGQNYVSNKPSLNAVEEIRNRHNSQEHGQFLDEHNRVISANSSGQNPYMHHPNERGTGKAERANWHSSEQQMAATTTVLAVSPEQNIYHGGPSENQSGHLQRSRSTFQLVEEPEREIVWKVNVQDVNNSQLDIPFNRAYRNSIKDAQSKVLRATSFRRKDLNINPPVGKEPKRRVQRPASAHLGMRSSAASPHTPKERHSITPTETKMDYTNKESLPGPLHVPRIGSRKRLTAEQKKRSYSEPEKMNEVGVSDSELSPFSLQKQVLQFVFPENTVADRRKIFERENKACSTINLSKPELKQLQQNALADYIERKTGKRPSSASQDISLPYEGSQVPYFQTSGQDGQSLSSSSSMNSLQDQNLYHHRESLDRVSRTGRGIVTLPPGLTGCFDLHEFDKKKKTSHRNSSGSKSSFPNWLKADRHHEHRANLELSKGTQTDLDICDQPCPDHQPREKKAHSKKPGKSASAEDLLDRSENQAVAVHVRSRSSPSADKKCQDLLMAENPDFSRFVKDPFYVVGAGTRLFGSKERSQMEKSAFTHYHPHLHRGSAGVNSPSALNESQKVLEPPRHLGRTSAFSTPSTETKGRRSDSKQGTRHIGLSRSGWSSPNVTNSMSSPTDFQVAAEGIVPKRQSRSGKDNHSKVQAQILENTTSTPEESTEEASWRWKGSVSQRHPPPKLKWLKESGVSRSSVSPQTPGQKVFPRWQSFPSQSSSCSDPETPSSQGRLSLHISESCLQISPPPFPQEESDDDVFLKEGQPCATGPALESPPHPLPPPVPEGSPSTIAGDMEEFPPPPAAILEADEPVAQNSTNLGEEESAARNLKRFPKSVSEKEKEPNTAATKSGHPAPLPPITSSGSKTNGATPSLEAQQPQNPASQDSVDNAPLNPPPESENEGTESYTGKMKSPEDIKEEALAKEIIHKDKSLANILDPDSKMKTTMDLMEGIFPSGDRLVKENKKRKAMQKRSNSPTSSSVPDDNRKDEPAVKEPAMTLVPCPAYYNMSGPKAELLNKIKDMPDEVSEDEKEVDINEKKAELIESLSHKMETLKDAKESLLADIKLNNALGEEVEVLVSGLCKPNEFEKYKMFIGDLDKLVSLLLSLSGRLARVENVLSSLSEDADNQERNSLNEKRKMLAGQHEDACELKENLDRRERVVLDILCNYLSEEQLRDYQHFVKMKSALLIEQRELDDKIKLGQEQLKCLRESLPSDFILPSKKASEPSETSSSHRPPPPTSSL